A region from the Halomonas piscis genome encodes:
- a CDS encoding IS110 family RNA-guided transposase, producing MKQSNATQPAIVERTVAQRVSAASNVHAAYIGLDVHKASISVAIAEARRQAPEFRGEIPNEPQAIDKLVRQLSQRFDGQPLLFSYEAGPCGYGVYHQIQASGHDCEVVAPTLIPQRAGDRIKTDRRDAKMLARLSRSGELTPVWVPTPEQEAIRDLTRAREDMKAAELRARQRLNAFLLRHSKIYPGKSKWIPAHFRWLETVRFDTPVQQVVLQEYVDNVKDAQRRVAGLEKQMRAVLPNWSLAPVVEAVQAMRGVSLITAMTVLAELGDISRFDSPRQLMAYLGLVPSEHSSGGSRRQGGITKTGNGHVRRVLVEAAWSYRFPARKTRIIEQRAEKTSPTVQAIAWEAQKRLCGRYRRLAATGKAKQQVTTAVAREMAGFLWAIACEAMGKPHGSRATA from the coding sequence ATGAAACAGTCTAACGCAACTCAGCCAGCTATTGTCGAGCGCACTGTTGCCCAGCGGGTTAGTGCTGCCAGCAACGTCCACGCCGCTTATATTGGCCTGGACGTGCACAAGGCGAGTATCTCCGTGGCAATCGCCGAGGCCAGACGCCAAGCTCCCGAGTTCCGCGGCGAAATTCCGAACGAGCCTCAGGCCATCGATAAGCTGGTTCGTCAGCTGAGTCAGCGTTTCGATGGGCAGCCGTTGTTATTCAGCTACGAGGCTGGCCCCTGTGGCTACGGGGTCTATCACCAGATTCAGGCCAGCGGCCATGATTGCGAGGTCGTTGCCCCGACGCTGATTCCTCAGCGCGCAGGGGATCGCATCAAGACCGACCGTCGCGATGCCAAGATGCTGGCTCGCCTGTCGCGCTCAGGAGAGCTGACACCGGTCTGGGTGCCAACGCCGGAACAGGAGGCGATTCGCGATCTGACGCGTGCCCGGGAAGACATGAAAGCCGCTGAGCTCCGCGCCCGACAGCGACTCAACGCCTTCTTGTTGCGGCACAGCAAGATCTACCCCGGCAAGAGCAAGTGGATACCGGCACACTTCCGCTGGCTGGAGACGGTGCGCTTCGACACCCCGGTTCAGCAGGTTGTGTTGCAGGAGTACGTCGACAACGTGAAAGATGCCCAGCGCCGTGTGGCGGGTCTCGAAAAACAGATGAGAGCGGTGTTACCAAACTGGTCACTGGCTCCGGTGGTCGAGGCCGTTCAGGCGATGCGGGGCGTGAGCCTGATCACGGCGATGACGGTGCTGGCCGAGCTGGGTGACATCAGTCGCTTCGACTCGCCCCGCCAGCTGATGGCCTACCTGGGCCTGGTGCCCAGCGAGCACTCGAGCGGGGGCAGTCGGCGCCAGGGCGGCATCACCAAGACCGGCAATGGCCATGTGCGACGAGTGCTGGTGGAGGCGGCCTGGAGCTACCGGTTCCCGGCCCGCAAGACGCGCATTATTGAGCAGCGCGCCGAGAAGACCTCGCCAACGGTGCAGGCGATCGCCTGGGAGGCGCAGAAGCGACTGTGCGGGCGCTACCGCCGCCTGGCTGCCACGGGCAAGGCCAAGCAGCAAGTCACCACGGCGGTGGCGCGAGAAATGGCCGGCTTCCTGTGGGCGATTGCCTGCGAAGCGATGGGCAAACCGCACGGCAGCCGGGCCACCGCATGA
- the phnX gene encoding phosphonoacetaldehyde hydrolase, with amino-acid sequence MMSTTIFVEAFKQAFDFDITLAEARGPMGMGKWDHIRTLGNTPAIAERWVARFGQPMSDTDVSVIYDAFMPLQIAEVKEHAALIPGTLDVVTLLKEQQIRIGSCSGYPRPVMEALAPLAAAQGFVPQSIVASDDLEPGSRPGPWMALQNVIELGVMDVARCVKVDDSAPGIEEGRNAGMWTVGLALSGNEAGFTLDGFLAASEDEKQHVRQRVEARLKAASAHYVIDTIADLPGALQAIGQRLADGEKP; translated from the coding sequence ATGATGTCTACCACTATTTTTGTAGAGGCTTTCAAGCAGGCGTTCGATTTCGATATCACCCTGGCTGAAGCTCGCGGCCCCATGGGTATGGGCAAGTGGGATCACATCCGCACGCTCGGGAATACGCCGGCTATCGCAGAACGCTGGGTAGCCCGGTTTGGCCAACCGATGTCGGATACGGATGTAAGCGTCATCTACGATGCCTTCATGCCATTGCAAATTGCCGAGGTGAAGGAGCATGCGGCACTGATACCGGGCACTCTCGATGTCGTGACCTTGCTGAAGGAGCAGCAAATCCGCATCGGTTCCTGTTCCGGCTACCCGCGTCCTGTGATGGAGGCTCTAGCGCCTCTGGCCGCCGCCCAGGGGTTTGTACCTCAGAGCATCGTAGCTAGCGATGACCTCGAACCCGGAAGCCGCCCCGGACCCTGGATGGCGCTGCAGAATGTGATTGAACTGGGCGTAATGGATGTAGCCCGCTGTGTGAAAGTGGATGACTCGGCACCGGGTATCGAAGAGGGACGCAATGCGGGTATGTGGACCGTCGGCCTGGCTCTGTCCGGCAACGAAGCGGGATTCACTCTGGACGGCTTCCTGGCCGCATCCGAAGACGAGAAGCAGCATGTTCGCCAACGCGTCGAAGCCAGGCTCAAAGCGGCCTCGGCCCACTATGTGATCGATACCATCGCAGATCTTCCCGGTGCGCTACAGGCAATCGGTCAGCGCCTGGCTGACGGCGAAAAACCCTGA
- a CDS encoding ATP-binding cassette domain-containing protein: MCANPLIKLKSFKGIDLDIRDGEFLTLVGASGSGKSTLLRIISGLEEQTFGSIRIKDEEVSRKPPKDRLQGHLGLQLRRVGVTFLLRHLWFLRNRPRHILNQCLDFGVHYKNGDGAPVPINEPAGLP, translated from the coding sequence ATGTGCGCAAATCCTTTGATCAAACTGAAATCCTTTAAGGGTATAGACCTCGATATCCGGGATGGTGAATTCCTGACCCTGGTGGGTGCATCAGGCAGTGGTAAGTCCACTCTGCTGCGTATTATTTCGGGCCTGGAAGAACAGACTTTTGGCTCCATTCGGATCAAGGACGAGGAGGTTTCGCGCAAACCGCCCAAGGACCGCCTCCAAGGCCACCTTGGCCTTCAGCTCCGGCGAGTGGGTGTTACGTTTCTGCTTCGACATCTCTGGTTCCTTCGAAATCGGCCTCGGCATATCTTAAACCAGTGTCTTGATTTCGGGGTCCACTATAAAAACGGTGACGGGGCGCCAGTGCCGATCAATGAGCCTGCAGGGCTCCCCTAA